Proteins encoded together in one Planctomyces sp. SH-PL14 window:
- a CDS encoding AAA family ATPase codes for MEAMIESLKRPEAYDHPVESIELLQTHISWVLLTGEYAYKLKKPVDFGFVNFTTLERRQRFCDEEVRLNRRLAADLYLGVRPVYGPPERAALHGTGKPVEWAVQMRQFSQDRLMPAALERGEVQPGDFDRLADTLADFHAAADAARAEDRFGDLASVRDPVNANFAALDRVPEAAGCVAELRAWCDAEFARLRPLFEERKRDGRIRECHGDLHLGNMVFREGRIEVFDCLEFNASLRWVDVLSEIAFLVMDLAERKRPDAAYRVLNRWLERTGDYAGLGTWRWYFVYRALVRAKVAALRLSQGEQSAEERASHHDDVRRYLALAQATVAPRPTGLIVTHGVSGTGKSFVTQSLCEDLGAVRIRSDVERKRLFGTWGQPGKTRLDGDPYRPEISRRLYEDLLPAAARDVLQAGFPTIVDATYLRHKDRERMRQVAADANVPFVLLNFQVSPETARARIAERQRAGDDPSDADTRILDCQLEALEPLTTEETACSIRIGDRADRHAVEKDIRGRLRISS; via the coding sequence ATGGAAGCGATGATCGAGAGCCTGAAACGGCCCGAGGCCTACGATCATCCGGTCGAGTCGATCGAGCTCCTGCAGACCCATATCTCGTGGGTCCTGCTGACCGGGGAGTACGCCTACAAGCTCAAGAAGCCGGTCGACTTTGGTTTTGTGAACTTCACGACGCTCGAGCGCCGGCAGCGGTTCTGCGACGAGGAAGTCCGGCTCAATCGCCGTCTCGCCGCCGACCTGTACCTCGGTGTGCGGCCGGTCTACGGGCCGCCGGAGCGGGCCGCGCTGCACGGGACGGGGAAGCCGGTCGAGTGGGCGGTCCAGATGCGACAGTTCTCGCAGGACCGGCTGATGCCCGCCGCCCTGGAGCGGGGCGAAGTTCAGCCGGGGGACTTTGACCGGCTCGCCGACACGCTGGCGGACTTTCACGCGGCGGCGGATGCGGCCAGGGCGGAGGACCGCTTCGGCGACCTCGCGTCCGTCCGCGATCCGGTGAACGCCAACTTCGCGGCTCTCGACCGTGTCCCCGAGGCAGCCGGCTGTGTCGCCGAGCTGCGGGCGTGGTGCGACGCCGAGTTCGCTCGTCTCCGCCCGCTGTTCGAGGAGCGGAAGCGCGACGGACGGATCCGCGAGTGCCACGGGGACCTGCATCTGGGGAACATGGTCTTCCGCGAGGGGCGGATCGAGGTCTTCGACTGCCTGGAGTTCAACGCGTCGCTGCGGTGGGTCGACGTCCTCAGCGAGATTGCGTTCCTCGTCATGGATCTCGCCGAACGGAAGCGGCCCGACGCCGCCTACCGCGTTCTCAACCGCTGGCTGGAGCGGACGGGGGACTACGCGGGTCTCGGGACCTGGCGGTGGTACTTCGTCTACCGGGCCCTCGTGCGGGCCAAGGTCGCGGCGCTGCGGCTCTCGCAGGGGGAGCAGTCCGCGGAGGAACGGGCGTCGCACCACGATGACGTCCGCCGGTATCTCGCGCTTGCCCAGGCGACCGTCGCCCCGCGGCCGACCGGGCTGATCGTGACCCACGGCGTCTCGGGGACGGGGAAGTCGTTCGTGACGCAGAGCCTGTGCGAGGACCTGGGTGCGGTCCGGATCCGGTCGGACGTCGAACGGAAGCGGCTCTTCGGAACCTGGGGGCAGCCCGGAAAGACGCGGCTCGACGGCGACCCGTATCGCCCCGAGATCAGCCGACGGCTTTACGAGGATCTCCTCCCCGCGGCCGCCCGCGATGTCCTCCAGGCCGGTTTCCCGACGATCGTCGACGCCACGTACCTTCGCCACAAGGACCGGGAGCGGATGCGACAGGTCGCGGCGGACGCCAACGTGCCTTTCGTCCTCCTCAACTTCCAGGTCTCTCCGGAGACCGCCCGGGCCCGGATTGCCGAACGGCAGCGGGCGGGGGACGACCCGTCGGATGCCGACACCCGGATCCTCGACTGCCAGCTCGAAGCCCTGGAGCCTCTCACCACCGAAGAGACCGCCTGCTCGATTCGC